In Sphingobium sp. B2D3C, a genomic segment contains:
- a CDS encoding Fur family transcriptional regulator, producing the protein MSRTIDIEALCAERGLRITEQRRVIARVLSESEDHPDVEKLHERASAIDSNISIATVYRTVRLFEEAGILERHDFGDGRARYEPAPEAHHDHLIDVESGKVVEFVDPELEQLQRQIAEKLGYRLVDHRMELYGVSLDRDRSKD; encoded by the coding sequence ATGTCCCGGACGATTGACATAGAAGCGCTGTGCGCAGAGCGCGGCCTGCGCATCACCGAGCAGCGGCGCGTGATCGCCCGCGTGCTTTCCGAAAGCGAAGACCATCCCGATGTGGAAAAGCTGCACGAGCGCGCCTCCGCAATCGACAGCAACATCTCCATCGCCACGGTGTATCGCACTGTGCGCCTGTTCGAAGAGGCAGGCATATTGGAGCGTCATGATTTCGGCGATGGGCGCGCGCGCTATGAACCCGCACCCGAAGCACATCACGATCACCTGATCGACGTGGAATCCGGGAAGGTCGTGGAGTTCGTGGACCCGGAGCTTGAGCAGCTCCAGCGCCAGATTGCCGAGAAACTGGGCTATCGGCTCGTGGATCACCGCATGGAGCTTTACGGCGTCTCGCTCGATCGCGATCGCAGCAAGGACTAA
- a CDS encoding lysophospholipid acyltransferase family protein, with translation MSRLRPLARLARLIGVVIACVIPHLLARRRGVSPWPQRFLARAAHATGFDVRIEGTPLLHDVFFIANHVSWIDILALGGATGTAFISKDDVARAPIVGWLAAQNNTVFITRERRGAVSGQIDAVRAALAAHQPIALFPEGTTGDGRSLLPFKPALFSVLLPPPRSILIQPVVIDYEAATALVAWKDGESGIANALRILGAPGRRTLTLRFLDPFDPGDHPDRKALAAETRARITATMGQQGRLDIQRPSLAPSAPKSDRSLAFNVS, from the coding sequence GTGAGCCGCCTGCGCCCGCTCGCGAGGCTTGCGCGCCTGATCGGCGTCGTCATTGCCTGCGTCATCCCGCATCTTCTCGCCCGGCGCCGCGGCGTTTCGCCCTGGCCGCAGCGCTTTCTCGCGCGCGCCGCGCACGCCACGGGCTTTGACGTCCGCATCGAGGGCACCCCCTTGCTGCACGATGTGTTCTTCATCGCCAATCATGTGAGTTGGATCGACATATTGGCGTTGGGCGGCGCCACGGGGACCGCGTTCATCTCCAAGGATGATGTCGCGCGTGCGCCCATCGTCGGCTGGCTCGCCGCGCAGAACAATACCGTGTTCATCACCCGCGAGCGGCGCGGTGCGGTGTCAGGTCAAATCGATGCCGTTCGCGCGGCGCTCGCGGCCCATCAGCCCATCGCCCTGTTCCCGGAAGGCACCACGGGCGACGGTAGGTCATTGCTGCCCTTCAAGCCGGCGCTCTTTTCGGTTCTGCTCCCCCCGCCCCGCTCCATCCTCATCCAGCCGGTGGTCATCGATTACGAGGCCGCCACGGCGCTGGTCGCATGGAAAGATGGCGAGAGCGGCATCGCCAATGCGCTGCGCATCCTGGGCGCACCGGGCCGGCGCACCCTGACGCTGCGTTTTCTCGACCCGTTCGACCCAGGCGACCACCCGGATCGCAAGGCGCTCGCTGCCGAGACGCGCGCAAGGATTACTGCTACGATGGGCCAACAGGGCAGACTAGATATACAACGGCCCTCTTTAGCGCCCTCTGCTCCCAAAAGCGATAGAAGCTTAGCGTTTAACGTCAGTTAA